Part of the Chlorogloeopsis sp. ULAP01 genome, ATCGAGTTACACAGAAAAAATATCTGTAACTCAAATCCAAACAGCGATCGCAGTTTATCCAAGCACGTATATGTCAACGCAATAAACAGCGGAAGATACCAATCTAATATTGCCAATTCCTCCAAAAAGCCTTAACGCACAGTTTTCAAGCTCTCCACAGAAGAGCTAAACATATCAGTGAAAATCGACATCACCGTGCGTTCCCTGAGCTTAATATTGGCACCTATGGACATCCCCGATTGCAACGGTATCTTGCGTCCATTCACCAAAAGCGACTGCTGTTCCAACTGCACTTTAGCAGGAAATCTGTAAAACGGATAAATCTGATCCGGTGGCAAGGCATCTGAGCCAATCCATACCAACTTACCTTTGATATCTCCAAACTCGCTAAAAGGAAATGAGTCAATCCTCACATCTACCGTCATTCCCTCTTTCACAAACCCAATATCTTTGTTAGTAATAAACACTTTGGCAATGAGCGCATCAGTAGGTACAACTTTGAGGATTGGTTCACTTCCTGTAACTACAAATCCTGGAGTATGTGCCTTGAGTTCAAAAATTGTACCTGCAACTGGTGCGACAATCTCCTGATACTTCAGATTCAGCCTTGTTTGGGCCAGTTGGCTATCAATCTCAGCAATGCGTTTGTTATTTTCTACTATGGCTTTCGTCAGTTGAGAGTCAATTTCTGCTATACGTTTATTATTTTCTGCAATTTGATTGAGCCAATCTCTGCGAGAAAGAGCAACAGTGTTTTGTAATTTCGCTACTCCTTGTGCTATGGCTGATTGCAAACGTGCCTTTTCTTGAATCAGTTGGTCAATTTCCGATAGTGCATTGCGGACTTCTTGTTCTTGTTTGAGGTACTGAATTTTGGAAATAGCCCCAGATTGCATGAGTGGGGTAACGTTATCCAAAATCCCCTGATTCATTACCAAGGTATCTTTGGTTGTAGCCAG contains:
- a CDS encoding HlyD family efflux transporter periplasmic adaptor subunit; this translates as MAVTAGTIIWANVTKIEEAVSATGKLEPTGTVKEVQAPVGGVVKEIFVEDGKQVKQGQRLVSLDSTTALAQLDSLQKIRSSLIQENRFYQTQLTEGMREGRSNRGRENTLAPTLREAATASTLPHSLTLSVPKEMLDLTKSRAALVAENQVYRTQLDDNLSKVRLTLEQKERFLSNQIELNARVAAAGLEVDQSKRQLQQAEIKLATTKDTLVMNQGILDNVTPLMQSGAISKIQYLKQEQEVRNALSEIDQLIQEKARLQSAIAQGVAKLQNTVALSRRDWLNQIAENNKRIAEIDSQLTKAIVENNKRIAEIDSQLAQTRLNLKYQEIVAPVAGTIFELKAHTPGFVVTGSEPILKVVPTDALIAKVFITNKDIGFVKEGMTVDVRIDSFPFSEFGDIKGKLVWIGSDALPPDQIYPFYRFPAKVQLEQQSLLVNGRKIPLQSGMSIGANIKLRERTVMSIFTDMFSSSVESLKTVR